The genomic interval TTCTGGCCAATGGTAATGCTAACTCCCCATGACCTTATTCTGACATGTAATAATGGTCAAAAATGTCCTTTAAACCTGCTAGGGAGGTTTTTTTTAAGGAATTATATGGGAGCTGTAATTAATTCATGTGAAGACACTAAAAGAGGTATCTACTTCTTACAGTGGTTTAACAGAAGTTGACTTAAAAAATCCTGATctattcttttaaaagcagctgtgatgctaaaggaaaacatgaatagtcattttttgtcattttgcatCTACCATGTTGTTGTTTACCCTTTCCTttgaaaaaggaaacaaaagtgaagcttatttaaatatatttaaaaatatattactcCATTAAATATTGAAACTTAAAAGAAGAAACCACTCACTCTAACTTCTGTTGATGGTGCTTCACACCTGAAAGAAGAATAGACAAATGTATCTCTTTGTCACAACTAAAAAAGACTAATAATATAGATATAATATTGAGTGAACATACTGAACATGACTCCTGACAGACAACAAAACAACACCAGGAGAACCAGGACCGTGAAACAGCTGAAAACAGACGCCACCACCGAGGTGGAAAGGCGGTTTAGCACTAGAAGAAATGTGAAAGGAGTTAATGATCTGTCACAAGGAAGCATTATTTCAGTAACATCCAGCTTTTACCTTCTTTATCCACATAGAGCTTTTTGCTACTTATAACCGTGCTGTTGTCGAAGCTGTCCCACACTTCGCAGCGGTACTTCCCAGAGCTGCTGCTACCCACTGACAGCAGCAGTATGGATTGTTCTGGCGGCTTATCGACCACATAGTAGAAGCTTCCTCTGTCACGTAGAGGAGTTTGGTTGAGGTACCATTGGAAATGTGGGTGAGTTCCCCTTGCTGCTTTGCAGTACAGCCTCAAGCGAACAACAGCATAGTTTCTTGCCATGTCATGGTCAGAATGGACTGTCACTGGGCCAGCAACTGAGACTAGGGACAGGTTAAAAGAGATATAAAGTCAGAAGCATTGTAACTGTTGACCTTTATTGACCTTGTGGTTCTCTGCCCACTGATATTGTCTCAGCTTGAACTAAACTGTATTTATATTTCTGGTTTTCTGTTGACCACTTTGATTGACTTAAGCCAAGCCCCTATACATGCGCAATCCTGAACATGACATTAGTGGATATGGAAAATAGATGCGTGAATGGACTTCTTTTTTAGTGATCAGATCATTGGCACACTTAGATCCACCTATTCATTTTCTATATCCGCTTCTTCTATCCAgtgtcacgggggagctggtgcctatctccagtgatCCATACACCCTATACCATCAGTCCATCGCAGCTcaatacagagacacacaggacaaacaaccacgcacactcacacctaaaggcaatttagagagaccacttAACCTAGAagtctgttgttttttaactgtttgtggaagccggagtaccccgAGATGCACCTGGAGATGTACCCACACATGTACCCACACatacatggggagaacatgcaaactccatgcagaaagaccccaatCCAGGAGTCGAAcctgggaccttcttgctgcaaggcaacagagcTACCAACTGCGCAACCGTGCAGCCCCACATCTAGATTCCtgtgtgaaaatatttaaataaaaggaaGCTTCTTCCATCTTCAGTAAGTAGctgaatgaaatgttttacagtgaAGGTACACACAATAAAGTAATGATATAAGCTCCTATTGTTTATAACGATAGCACTGCAGCACAACAAGCCACAGCAGGAAGCTAGAAAATTATTGATAAAGCAAGAAATCTGAGTTTTTCATGAtgaggtttgtgtttttatgcatGTAGAAACTAGTTTGGTAGATACCTGTTGTATGTCCAGAGAATAAGAAATACACACCAGAGTTTTACAGGAATTTCTTTACCTACCAATTTCAAAAGGAAACCACCGACTGTATTCCACCTGTTGCCCATTGTTTGCCTGACACTGTAGCCATCCGCTGTGCTGGTCCAGGACCGCTGGAACCTTGAAGGTGACGTGTCTTTCTGAAACTGTCGCATTGACGATAAGTTCCTTGCTCTTGTACAGTGAAAAGGTTATAGGCAGATCTCCTCTTTCAGACTGGCAAGTGATGATGGCTAAATAATTGTGATCGTCCTTCTTCACCACGGTGAATGAGATATCAGGGGTAGATACCAAGACTGAGGAAACAGATACAAGGAGGATGTTTGTTCTGCTGAGATGAAATACAACATCTTACAAAAGTATTAGtccccctttgaacttttccaaattttgtcaaattgtaaccttaaatgtatttgatagtaattatattttgttgtcctgcacaaagtagtgtatgatTGCTGAGTGAACAACttgttgaaccacctttttCTGCAATGACAGCTTCAGGTATTCTGAAGTGTGTCTACCAGCTATACAGAAACTGAatttcttgcccattcttccttaaAAACTAACTCAACCTCCCTTGGATGGAGAAAATCTTTAAACATAAATTTTCACTTTAACTGGTCCATTCTAACATATTTatatgctttcatctaaaccattctattataggtctggctgtatattagggttgttgtcctgcgtCCCATGCAAtctgaagtcttttgcagtctctgAAAGGTTTACTTCCACATTTGACCTGTATTTAATTCACTTTCTCATCACCTCTCACatgctttcctgtccctgctgtaaAAAGAAGTCTTACATCATGAAGCTGCCACCagcatgtttcactgtagggatggtgTGATCAGGGTGATTTGCAGTGTAAGTTTCAGTTTTATACATGCATGCAGGCCATAAAACgtcagttttggtttcatcagactaGAGCACCTTCTCCCACATGATTAtggtgtcccctacatggcttgaggCAAACTGCAAAAGGGACTTCTAAtggctttgttttatttgtggctttcttctttccacttttccataaaggccagctgtgtggagtttatgactaatagttgtaattctcccatctgagctgtcgatatctgcagctcctccaggattACCACaggctcttggctgcttctctgattcatGCTGTCTTTGCCCAGTCTTTCAGTTTAGGTAGACATCCATGTCTTTGtggatttgcagttgtgccatcctcttttcattttcagaagaGGCATTGATCAGAGCTctgttagatgttcaaagcttgggatattgtttataACCTAAgtctgctttaaacatttccacaaccttctccctgacctgtctgtggtgttccttggtcttcatgatactgtttgttcactaatgctctctaacaaaaCTCTGAGGCCTGCAGGGAACAGCTGAATTCATACTGAAATTAAACTGCACACTGGTGGACTTTACTAAGGACATCTTAAGGAAACTGGTTGGACTGAATTCAGTGAATGATGGAGAGGGCACTATGTTGGTCTACCACAAAAtgtcccagtaaaatacattgacgtttatgtttgtaacctgacaaaatgagaaaggttcaaggggtttgGATACTTCTGCAAGTCACTGTGCAATCAGACACTTGCTACTGATTACTTCTAACCTTTCACTGTGATAAGAACGTCCGAGCTGTTGGAGGAGAAGACCGTGGTTTCGTTGAAGACGTTTTTAGCCTGACACATGTAGGAGCCGCTGTCTTTAGAGGACGCTCTGGGGAAGACACAAATAATTATAACTCTAACATCTCTCTGGGACAGTGTTGGACTGTTAGGTTTATGTTTAGCACGCATACAAACATTTTCCCCAATAAAACCTTTCCTCCTAAACAACAattttcctcctaaaaccttatTGTGTTTTGGTATGAACAAGGAAAATATGTCACGCAGAAATCTTTTATCGATTCTTTAAGGAGTGTTTCAGACAGGAAAATAACCTAAAAACAATCATCACACTAACAGTTTACTATGATGACATTATGTCTTCATATTTACACATATGCAATGATGGCAGAGAAAGCTATGGTGCTGAGCATGTCCACGTTCAACTGAATATATCAGCTAAAGTTCATGTTGACTTGTAGCATCTTTAAAGTGACTGTGTGTAAAAACATAGGAGGGAATTCGCAAAGAATGTCAATTGAATTCATATTTAGCAGCTATTTTGCACACTTGTACTATTATTACTGCTCCTTATTGACGAAGCAGATTTAACTAAATATTTGCAAGCACAAAAATGCTCATCAAGTCCAGCTAATGCGAGCATTTTGCACCATCGGGATACATAATTGATCAAAgagaacaatattttctcacaaagaCTTCCAGGTCCTTAGTTGACTAGTTTCTCCTCCAGGTTTTAAGAACATCTGACTGCATCAGGAAGGAATTctgttattatgtttttaattcaataaGTAATCTAGATGTTTTTAACACTCCCATACAGACTGTGAAAGAGAATCGACTGATTTACTCTTTTAACTGATtccttcaaacataaaaagcatCAGTTTACATTAGGTCTAAGCAAAAATCCATTATATTAATTTGTGTCATTgtgagaacagaaaaaaaacactttttcctGACCTCGATTATATCATGttactttgtcacattaaataCAAAGTCTCCCTCTACTCACCTGTTAACAGCTTTGAGTTTTAGCAATCCAAAGCATTTGCATTACATTTTGGCCCAATACCAATAACTATAGTGTACTATCCTAAAAGTGAGTATACTCAGAACACCTTAGCAAACATCTCCTAACGTGGTAGACGTTCCTGGACAATCTATGGATTTTGCACTAACCTGGAGATTATTAACCGGTTATCTCCAATCCAGTGGAAAGGAGACAGGGTGATGAGGCGTCCATTAAGAAACCACTGGTAGGACACATGATTTCCGGCTTCAACTTTACATTGTAGCTCTAGATTGTTTCCCTCAAAGAATTCTGTTGGGCCCGTGTTAACGATCTCAGCACCTTTGACTGGCTCTGcaaaacacaggaaaaataaaattaatttcaatAAACAATTGTTAGGAAGGAGAGTCTAAAGATTTTGTCTTAGTAGTtctagtttttttaaatatatttgtttttatctagttgtttccattttctttgtttattttgcagactgtattgttttttagagaagagagaagagaagagaagagaagagaagagaagagaagagaagagaagagaagagaagagaagagaagagaagagaagagaagagaagagaagagaagagattctttggtgttttggttttcatttgtgttttgatcacacctgagtttttattgtttcaaaagGTCTTGCCATAGTCTGTTCTCTTTGTATTTTAGTTCATTCTCAAGATCAAGTGTTAGTTGTTTTCCTCTGGGTTTGCAGTTTCATTGTATCTAGTTCAGCTTTCTCTGTGTTAATTATTCCCTCAGTTTACCTTTTTGCTGTCTTCCACAGCTGTTCCTAATCCCCTGAATAACTCACCTGAATTTAATGTCCTTCTCCACTCTCCTCTCACTATATAAGCtcaatgtttttcattgttctttgctggtttcttttgttaCTCAATCTGCGCTCCGTGTCCTTGTTCTCCTTGTGTCAGTTCTgtaggttttctgttttaattattaaaccTTCACCGTGCTCTTTCCAAGTTCCTGTCTTACTCTCAACAtataaaacatgacacttcctgaaTGCAAATAGCaacattttgcttttgtttggcTTTTCTTCGTTTATTGCAAGCCATAAAGTTACAGTGACATTCACCAGCATTATCGCATATTGCTTGCTTTCCATGATATTGTGCAGGCCTGATGTATGTACATAATTGAGCTTGCATAAACAATTCCTCACTctaaatttacaataaattgaaactggcacactaactgatgtttttcaaaaatcatgaagtttgttgtatttttacctttgtgtgatACCATGTAAGCTTGTCTATCATTTTGCTGCTGGTGCACCTGAATTTCCCACTGAGGCACAATAGGGAtatttctcttctcttctcttctcttctcttctcttctcttctcttctcttctcttctcttctcttctcttctcttctcttctcttctcttctcttctcttctcttctcttctcttctcttctcttctcttctcttctcttctcttctcttctcttctcttctcttctctcttctcttctcttctcttcacttctcttctcttctcttctcttctcttctcttctattctattctattattttaaaatgagagaaataattttcaaaatcaTCAAAAAAAGACTAAcattaatatgaaattaatgCTGCAGATGAGAGGAAGTAAGCTGAGCTGAAACTATTGCTGTATTTGTCTGAAATAGCATTTTGTTTTGTGCAAAACAATGTACTATTCCTCCTTACCAACCAGGACTTACCAACAACCTTAAAGAAGTGTGGTTGGCTGACAGTAGCATTTATCTCAGTGTTGTTTTGTATGCTTGCCACACACTCGAAGTAGCCCTCATACACATCTTTGATTTCCCTGGGAAAGACTCCGATCTCCTGCCCAGGTTTAATGGGGTAATCTCCCAACACCTCTGTACGGTCATCCTTCCTGGGGACAGGAATAACAACATCTCTATATTTGCATTCTCTTTCAAAATGCAGTACACTCCGACTGTAACCTGACTGTACGTACCTGAATAAGCTCAAAAGgattgtttcattattttctagattGGGAATTTCACAATAGAAGTCAACAACATCATACAACACAGCTACTGAGGGGCCACTGAGTCGTGGACGATCCAGTTGGACCTCATCTGTTGAAAAAAATCAGTCGACTCAAAGAACCATCAGGTTTTACTACCTGGAGGCACACAGCAAATTATAAAAAGGTACTTACTGCTTTCttttgtgcagcagcagagcccTACAGGAATGAAGAAGAAATCAAATTAGACGTTAAATCATATATCAATAACTTTGGTGCATAACtgagtttctgttagtttgctTACCCAGGATGACCAAATATATGAAAGGAAACATGCTGGAGTCCTTTACACAACAAAAGGCTTCAGATGGTGTAAAACTGGACTAAATAACAGACAGTTTCAACTGGGCAGATGAAGCTGTATGTTTGACACTACAGCCACAGTCAGAGAAATGTGCAGAAGACTGATAGTGCTGCAGGCCAACGCCTCTGAAGGTACAACGTCCTTCTCATCTTGTCAGCTGGGCAAAAATATAACTGTCCTGCTGCGGTTCAATGTCAAAATTATATTAAAGAAGTTATACTCACAGTGAGGCAAGAAGACAGTGTTTTCCTTCACTTATTCAatgaaaaatatacatttccatctttaaagttagtttatttacaaaatgagaatGTACAGTAGTTGTTCAAGACAATTTCTCACTCTTTATGCAGGAATAGCTTACTCTAACACATATTTGTCAAATtattgaaaactgaaaattggtcacattttaaataattaatgatgaATGAGGATCAGGATCTTCTTGGTTCTCCTCAAACTGTCATTTCAACGGTCTGAAACAGAGACAGAGGGACAGTTAGGATGTCttttctgtttgtaatttaaCTGTTTATCACATTGTAAAGTTTAGATACTGCAGGACAGCCAAAATACAGCACATGCTCAAATGTTAGCAAATCAATAAAATCTGatacataaaacccccaaataGTCTAATCACGTTAAGTTATTTTAACACCTATTTTCCATCTTTCCTgaattgtttcttttgtttttaaatgttttggacaATCAAATATCTTTGAAAATAGTGTATATTTATAAGGGGTCACTTAAAAATTACatataaatgtgacaaaatacatttttaattttaaattaaacaaatcttCAATTTATGCATGTGATCAATTAGAATAAATTCACTTATAAAGGTTACAAAAAATCAGTTAAAAggtgaattattaaaaaaaatatatattaaaatgtgaaataatgaTCTAATACTAATTTAAAggtgacaaatattttttttcagttccttcaaattacagtaaaaaaagaATAAGTAAAATGGTGGCATATTGACAAAAatctactactaataataattacatttataaatgtaaaatgaataaGACAAATCAATTAAAAAGGTTCACAAATTAGATGAATTGTTATTAAATGAATTGTTCTCGCTATTACCATTTGTGGTGCCCTTCATGAGAAGAACTTTGTGAATTCAACCCACATTTTAATTCAAGAAAGCATTGCTGCTCCCCAGTGACAGCTAATACACTCAGCAGGCCTACTCTGCAAATTTAGTCAAGTCTCTGAAAAACACTAAGCTTAATCGTCAGAGCTGCCTGTAACTCCTGATCATGTGTCTGCCTCCATCACATGGTTAATGGTGACACACTGTGGTTTGGGATGTTTCGCTGCTCTAGAAATTGAGCAACAAGCAGTCATCGATTCAATTGTAGACAGGATCCATCTGGGAGGTGAAACTTTGGCCAAAATCACATTTTCAAAGACGTAGGAGCACATATTAAGCTTCTATGGCTGAAAAAAAACCTAGGGAATATTCCAGATGAAGGAGTTTAAAGGGTTCTTGGATGATATAAACTGTGGAGCCTGCAAGAAAACCTCAAGATGATGAGTGGTTAGAAATTGAAACAAGCATGTCAGATGGCAGACATCTTCAGTAACTTATTCTGATGCAGAAAGGaattatatacactgctcaaaaaaataaagggaacactcaaataacacatcctagatctgaatgaatgaaatattctcactgaatactttgttctgtacaaagttgaatgtgctgacaacaaaatcacacaaaaatcatcaatggaaatcaaatttattaaccaaacttaaagtggaaaaacacactacaggctgatccaactttgatgtaatgtccttaaaacaagtcaaaatgaggctcagtattgtgtgtggcctccacgtgtctgtatgacctccctacaacgcctgggcatgctcctgatgagacagcggatggtctcctgagggatctcctcccagacctgaactcctagacagtctgtggtgcaacgtgacgttggtggatggagcgagacacgatgtcccagatgtgctcaatcggatccaggtctggggaatggacgggccagtccatagcttcaatgtcttcatcttgcaggaactgctgacacactccagccacatgaggtgtagtattgtcctgcattaggaggaacccagggccaaccgcaccagcatatggtctcacaaggggtctgaagaTCTCATCTCAAtatctaatggcagtcaggctacctctggcgagcacatgccatgcggccctccaaagaaatgccgccccacaccattactgacccactgccaaactggtcatgctgaaggatgttgcaggcagcaggtcgctctccacggtgtctccagactctgtcacgtctgtcacatgtgctcagtgtgaacctgctttcatctgtgaagagcacagggcgccagtggcgaatttgccaatcctggtgttctttggcaaatgccaagcgtcctgcacagtgttgggctgtgagcacaacccccatttgtggatgtcgggccctcataccatcctcatggagttggtttctaaccgtttgtgcagacacatgcacatttgtggcctgctggaggtcattttgcagggctctggcattgctcctcctgttcctccttgcacaaaggtggaggtagtggtcctgctgctcctccactactcttggtgtactggcctgtctcctggtagcgcctccaggctctggacactacgctgacagacacagcaaaccttcccacagctcgcattgatgtgccatcctggatgagctgcactacctgagccacttgtgtgggttgtagagtccgtctcattctaccacgagtgtgaaagcaccaccaacattcaaaaatgaccaaaacatcagccagaaagcataggtactgagaag from Girardinichthys multiradiatus isolate DD_20200921_A chromosome 5, DD_fGirMul_XY1, whole genome shotgun sequence carries:
- the si:dkey-93h22.7 gene encoding LOW QUALITY PROTEIN: hemicentin-1 (The sequence of the model RefSeq protein was modified relative to this genomic sequence to represent the inferred CDS: inserted 2 bases in 1 codon), translating into MFPFIYLVILGLCCCTKESNEVQLDRPRLSGPSVAVLYDVVDFYCEIPNLENNETILLSLFRKDDRTEVLGDYPIKPGQEIGVFPREIKDVYEGYFECVASIQNNTEINATVSQPHFFKVVEPVKGAEIVNTGPTEFFEGNNLELQCKVEAGNHVSYQWFLNGRLITLSPFHWIGDNRLIISRASSKDSGSYMCQAKNVFNETTVFSSNSSDVLITVKVLVSTPDISFTVVKKDDHNYLAIITCQSERGDLPITFSLYKSKELIVNATVSERHVTFKVPAVLDQHSGWLQCQANNGQQVEYSRWFPFEIVSVAGPVTVHSDHDMARNYAVVRLRLYCKAARGTHPHFQWYLNQTPLRDRGSFYYVVDKPPEQSILLLSVGSSSSGKYRCEVWDSFDNSTVISSKKLYVDKEVLNRLSTSVVASVFSCFTVLVLLVLFCCLSGVMFSVKHHQQKLDSSLEMDQILVASEDEMDFAEYSEDPDVARAPREDEFYLESEASEDDXQIELERSTLENLADEESN